The Myxococcota bacterium genome has a segment encoding these proteins:
- a CDS encoding SLC13 family permease — protein sequence MDWQIAFTLGVVALALVAMLREIAAPDLVMMAALVSLALVGILTPAEAFAGFSNKSVIAIGVLFIVSAALRSTGALDLVLRWWMGRESSLTGGLVRITVPVAAFSAFLNNAPIVAMMTPAVIDWGKRVRISPSRLLIPVSYAAILGSSTTLIGTSVNLTVAGLMGEAGMREMGFFELLPLGLPIALAGLLYLIFGVWRVLPDREPPGDVVGDRRREYMITMRVEPECPLVNQTVEDAGLRHLPGLFLVEIDRRGRVITPVAPDLPIRAGDHLVFAGVVSTIVDLQRIRGLVPVEEEEARRVSAARRMWVEAVVSSSSPLAGTTVKRANFRTVYDAAVIAIHRNGERVAGKIGDIVMRPGDSLLLQTAPGFLRAHRNSPDFFLVSDIGEGDKPRFERAWLAIATLVALVLSVSAFDVPISLAACAGAGVLILTRCVTGPEARQSVQWPILIVIGAGLGIAQAMQVTGAADFVARGLVAAAGIGHDASPHVALAVVYLLCLAMAETLQHNAAAAIMFPVAVATAQLVDADPRGFVMAVASASCCAFASPVAYQTHLIVYGPGGYRFADFVRSGWPLDVLVATLGIVLIPLIWPF from the coding sequence ATGGACTGGCAGATCGCGTTCACGCTCGGCGTCGTGGCGCTCGCCCTCGTCGCGATGCTGCGCGAGATCGCCGCGCCCGATCTCGTCATGATGGCCGCACTCGTGAGCCTCGCGCTCGTCGGCATCCTGACGCCGGCGGAGGCGTTCGCCGGCTTCTCGAACAAGTCCGTGATCGCGATCGGCGTGCTGTTCATCGTGTCGGCGGCGCTGCGCTCGACGGGCGCGCTCGACCTCGTGCTGCGCTGGTGGATGGGACGCGAGTCCTCGCTCACGGGCGGGCTCGTCCGCATCACGGTGCCCGTCGCCGCGTTCTCCGCCTTCCTGAACAACGCGCCGATCGTCGCGATGATGACGCCCGCCGTCATCGACTGGGGCAAGCGCGTGCGCATCTCGCCGAGCCGCCTGCTGATCCCCGTGTCCTACGCGGCGATCCTCGGCAGCAGCACGACGCTGATCGGAACGAGCGTGAACCTCACGGTCGCGGGCCTGATGGGCGAGGCGGGCATGCGCGAGATGGGCTTCTTCGAGCTGCTGCCGCTCGGCCTCCCGATCGCGCTCGCGGGGCTGCTCTACCTGATCTTCGGCGTCTGGCGCGTGCTCCCCGACCGCGAGCCGCCCGGCGACGTCGTCGGGGACCGGCGCCGCGAGTACATGATCACGATGCGCGTCGAGCCCGAGTGCCCGCTCGTCAACCAGACGGTCGAGGACGCCGGGCTCCGCCACCTGCCCGGCCTGTTCCTCGTCGAGATCGACCGGCGCGGCCGCGTGATCACGCCCGTCGCGCCCGACCTCCCGATCCGCGCCGGCGACCACCTCGTGTTCGCGGGCGTCGTCTCGACGATCGTCGATCTCCAGCGCATCCGCGGGCTCGTGCCGGTCGAGGAGGAGGAGGCGCGACGCGTGTCGGCGGCGCGTCGGATGTGGGTGGAGGCCGTGGTGTCGAGCTCGTCCCCGCTCGCGGGCACGACCGTCAAGCGCGCGAACTTCCGCACCGTCTACGACGCGGCGGTGATCGCCATCCACCGCAACGGCGAGCGCGTCGCCGGCAAGATCGGCGACATCGTCATGCGCCCGGGCGACTCGCTGCTGCTGCAGACGGCGCCCGGCTTCCTGCGCGCGCACCGCAACAGCCCCGACTTCTTCCTCGTCTCGGACATCGGCGAAGGCGACAAGCCGCGCTTCGAGCGCGCCTGGCTCGCGATCGCGACGCTCGTCGCGCTCGTGCTCTCGGTGAGCGCATTCGACGTGCCGATCTCGCTCGCCGCCTGTGCGGGCGCCGGCGTGCTGATCCTCACGCGCTGCGTCACCGGGCCCGAGGCGCGGCAGAGCGTGCAGTGGCCGATCCTGATCGTGATCGGGGCCGGGCTCGGCATCGCGCAGGCGATGCAGGTGACGGGCGCGGCGGACTTCGTGGCGCGCGGCCTGGTCGCGGCCGCCGGCATCGGCCACGACGCCTCGCCGCACGTCGCGCTCGCCGTCGTCTACCTGCTGTGCCTCGCGATGGCCGAGACGCTCCAGCACAACGCCGCCGCGGCGATCATGTTCCCGGTCGCCGTCGCCACTGCGCAGCTCGTCGACGCCGACCCGCGCGGGTTCGTGATGGCCGTGGCCTCGGCCTCGTGCTG
- a CDS encoding GNAT family N-acetyltransferase, translating into MSQALRATAGFSEKEFYLAEFRGRSLGVVLADAKPAQAGDAGVLRGVLDDLEGNATSCVLIGADRRRLAGVAGRGKVAVVDARDPRWVGAVWRGMQRARVVCLLAPGAASLAACVRRAAARLRLAKVVWLDAEGGLERPAGGRISHVDQAELAELVARDARRAERLGDIAAMLEDGLPSAAICAPSGLADELFTFAGSGTFFTREGYIEVRPLGLDEFDAGHDLIRRGVAEGYLVPRSEAALEEVITNAFGVFVERRYLAGIGALLPHAKENAGELGSLYTLTRFAGEGVGGHLVRYALDAARREGFAYVYACTTQPRVVGFFETNGFARVDPSRVPAEKWDGYPDERRAQVTCLRCDLA; encoded by the coding sequence ATGTCCCAGGCCCTGCGCGCGACCGCCGGCTTCTCGGAGAAGGAGTTCTACCTCGCCGAGTTCCGCGGGCGCTCGCTCGGCGTCGTGCTGGCCGACGCGAAGCCCGCCCAGGCGGGCGACGCGGGCGTCCTGCGCGGCGTGCTCGACGACCTCGAGGGCAACGCCACGAGCTGCGTGCTGATCGGTGCGGATCGCCGCCGCCTCGCCGGTGTGGCCGGGCGGGGGAAGGTGGCCGTGGTCGACGCGCGCGACCCGCGCTGGGTCGGCGCCGTGTGGCGGGGCATGCAGCGCGCGCGCGTCGTGTGCCTGCTCGCACCCGGGGCGGCGTCGCTGGCGGCGTGCGTGCGCCGCGCCGCGGCGCGGCTCCGGCTCGCGAAGGTCGTGTGGCTCGACGCCGAGGGCGGGCTCGAGCGGCCGGCCGGCGGCCGCATCTCGCACGTCGACCAGGCCGAGCTCGCGGAGCTGGTCGCGCGCGACGCGCGGCGCGCCGAGCGGCTCGGCGACATCGCGGCGATGCTCGAGGACGGGCTGCCGTCGGCCGCGATCTGTGCGCCGTCCGGGCTCGCCGACGAGCTGTTCACCTTCGCGGGCTCGGGCACGTTCTTCACGCGCGAGGGCTACATCGAGGTGCGGCCGCTCGGGCTCGACGAGTTCGACGCCGGGCACGACCTCATCCGCCGCGGCGTCGCGGAGGGCTACCTCGTACCGCGCAGCGAAGCCGCGCTCGAAGAGGTCATCACGAACGCCTTCGGCGTCTTCGTCGAGCGCCGCTACCTCGCCGGCATCGGCGCGCTGCTCCCGCACGCGAAGGAGAACGCCGGCGAGCTCGGCTCGCTCTACACGCTGACGCGCTTCGCGGGCGAGGGCGTGGGCGGACACCTCGTGCGCTACGCGCTCGACGCCGCCCGCCGCGAGGGCTTCGCCTACGTGTATGCGTGCACGACGCAGCCGCGCGTGGTCGGCTTCTTCGAGACGAACGGCTTCGCGCGCGTCGACCCGTCGCGCGTGCCCGCCGAGAAGTGGGACGGCTACCCCGACGAGCGCCGCGCGCAGGTCACGTGCCTGCGCTGCGACCTCGCCTAG
- a CDS encoding TonB-dependent receptor encodes MSLALAVRLPSPSFRLRSTRVRSLATFAAALAACAAFAPRTAAADDDAELPPVGSPDAERMVVTATRTPLALPRVGSALTVIDAEELELQQDALLVDALERVPGLTVVRQGGPGTIPSVFIRGANSNQTLLLVDGVKLHDAAGPNRETQLDHVAVEDIERIEVLRGPQSVLYGSDAIGGVINVITKRERGAPHVRASVEGGSFGTNVETASVRGGGPRHYYAASLTRTDVTGFSIATTDVAGDRDGYERLALSNQVGFGGDALGIDLGFRYVDADVEIDSGGSPGSSYADARQFVGRVAPRASLFDGAWEQTLAWSVNHARRDSLAFGRSRFTGRLHEVDWQHTLRPLEALAIVVGAEWEREIMAGTSSGNALRVDVDAYSAYGDLQLSLLDAVDLAAGARVYHHEIFGTEVVGRGSAAVRIPDTGFKLRISAGNGFKAPTLGQLYDDTFATNNPALEPERAIGADAGIAWRSADDRFGADVGVFANWIDDLIVGAAPTFVNANVAEARTRGVEASADAVLLERGSALGLLRARIDYTYLYTRDRLAQRRLLRRPAHEVSFSATWSPIERVDVTASVRWLDDRLDFSPVTFAIIEANDYAVVDVMVRFAATGWLDVYARVENAADEDYEAIAGFRQPGVAAYAGVRIDLERLWPR; translated from the coding sequence ATGTCGCTGGCTCTCGCCGTCCGCCTCCCCTCCCCCTCCTTCCGACTCCGCTCGACTCGCGTCCGGTCGCTCGCGACGTTCGCGGCCGCGCTCGCGGCATGCGCCGCGTTCGCGCCGCGCACGGCGGCCGCCGACGACGACGCGGAGCTCCCGCCGGTCGGCTCGCCCGACGCCGAGCGCATGGTCGTCACGGCCACGCGCACGCCGCTCGCGCTCCCGCGCGTCGGCAGCGCGCTCACGGTGATCGATGCCGAGGAGCTCGAGCTCCAGCAGGACGCGCTGCTCGTCGACGCGCTCGAGCGCGTGCCCGGCCTGACCGTCGTGCGCCAGGGAGGCCCGGGAACGATCCCGTCCGTGTTCATCCGCGGCGCGAACTCGAACCAGACGCTGCTGCTCGTCGACGGCGTGAAGCTCCACGACGCCGCCGGCCCGAACCGCGAGACGCAGCTCGACCACGTCGCCGTCGAGGACATCGAGCGCATCGAGGTGCTGCGCGGCCCGCAGAGCGTGCTGTACGGATCGGACGCGATCGGTGGCGTCATCAACGTCATCACGAAGCGCGAGCGCGGCGCGCCGCACGTGCGCGCCTCCGTCGAGGGCGGCTCGTTCGGCACCAACGTCGAGACGGCGTCCGTGCGCGGGGGAGGCCCGCGCCACTACTACGCCGCGTCGCTCACGCGCACCGACGTGACGGGCTTCTCGATCGCGACGACCGACGTCGCGGGCGACCGCGACGGCTACGAGCGCCTCGCGCTCTCGAACCAGGTCGGCTTCGGCGGCGACGCGCTCGGCATCGACCTCGGCTTCCGCTACGTCGACGCCGACGTCGAGATCGACTCCGGCGGCAGCCCCGGGTCGAGCTACGCCGACGCGCGCCAGTTCGTCGGACGCGTCGCGCCGCGCGCCTCGCTGTTCGACGGAGCGTGGGAGCAGACGCTCGCCTGGTCGGTGAACCACGCCCGTCGCGACTCGCTCGCGTTCGGGCGCAGCCGGTTCACCGGCCGCCTGCACGAGGTCGACTGGCAGCACACGCTGCGGCCGCTCGAGGCGCTCGCGATCGTCGTCGGCGCCGAGTGGGAGCGCGAGATCATGGCCGGCACGTCGTCCGGCAACGCGCTGCGCGTGGACGTCGACGCGTACTCGGCCTACGGCGACCTGCAGCTCTCGCTCCTCGACGCGGTCGACCTCGCGGCGGGTGCGCGCGTGTACCACCACGAGATCTTCGGCACCGAGGTCGTCGGCCGCGGGAGCGCGGCGGTGCGCATCCCCGACACCGGCTTCAAGCTGCGCATCTCCGCGGGCAACGGCTTCAAGGCGCCGACGCTCGGGCAGCTCTACGACGACACGTTCGCGACCAACAACCCGGCCCTCGAGCCCGAGCGCGCGATCGGTGCGGACGCGGGCATCGCGTGGCGGAGCGCGGACGACCGCTTCGGCGCCGACGTCGGTGTGTTCGCCAACTGGATCGACGACCTGATCGTCGGTGCCGCGCCGACGTTCGTGAACGCGAACGTCGCCGAGGCGCGAACGCGCGGCGTCGAGGCCTCCGCCGACGCCGTGCTGCTCGAGCGCGGGAGCGCGCTCGGCCTGCTGCGCGCGCGCATCGACTACACCTACCTGTACACGCGCGACCGGCTCGCGCAGCGGCGCCTGCTGCGGCGCCCCGCGCACGAGGTGTCGTTCTCGGCGACGTGGTCGCCGATCGAGCGGGTCGACGTCACGGCCTCGGTCCGCTGGCTCGACGACCGTCTCGACTTCTCGCCCGTCACGTTCGCCATCATCGAGGCGAACGACTACGCGGTCGTCGACGTGATGGTGCGCTTCGCCGCGACCGGGTGGCTCGACGTGTACGCGCGCGTCGAGAACGCGGCGGACGAGGACTACGAGGCGATCGCGGGCTTCCGTCAGCCGGGAGTCGCCGCCTACGCCGGCGTGCGCATCGACCTCGAGCGCCTGTGGCCGCGCTGA
- a CDS encoding winged helix-turn-helix transcriptional regulator, whose amino-acid sequence MPSASSSPSPVRAIPQPKSIFDPVARALDFIGDRWTLVLVRQLLDGPRGFQELRQRTGIAPRVLSGRLRQLQDDGFIELAGDGPRAPYGVTERGRALEPVIHELARWWVHHGIQELEIDVGQFTETSPQSIFEALPVLLREENARGAHVVFEVRLTGEGGGAWTVAIDDGHCRVEPTFAERADVRYTADARTWCGVALGLVDARDAMKTGRLSKEGGQAALDHYFHQPSRLEAPSARRGRRGA is encoded by the coding sequence ATGCCGTCCGCGTCCTCGTCGCCGAGCCCCGTCCGCGCCATCCCGCAGCCGAAGTCGATCTTCGATCCGGTCGCGCGCGCGCTCGACTTCATCGGCGATCGCTGGACGCTCGTGCTCGTGCGGCAGCTGCTCGACGGGCCGCGCGGCTTCCAGGAGCTGCGCCAGCGCACGGGCATCGCGCCGCGCGTGCTGTCGGGGCGGCTGCGCCAGCTCCAGGACGACGGCTTCATCGAGCTCGCGGGCGACGGGCCGCGCGCGCCCTACGGCGTGACGGAGCGCGGGCGCGCGCTCGAGCCCGTGATCCACGAGCTCGCCCGTTGGTGGGTGCACCACGGCATCCAGGAGCTCGAGATCGACGTCGGCCAGTTCACGGAGACGTCGCCGCAATCCATCTTCGAGGCGCTGCCCGTGCTGCTGCGCGAGGAGAACGCGCGCGGCGCGCACGTCGTGTTCGAGGTGCGGCTGACGGGCGAGGGCGGCGGCGCCTGGACCGTCGCGATCGACGACGGCCACTGCCGCGTCGAGCCCACCTTCGCCGAGCGCGCCGACGTCCGGTACACGGCCGACGCGCGCACGTGGTGCGGCGTCGCGCTCGGGCTCGTCGACGCGCGCGACGCGATGAAGACGGGCCGGCTCTCGAAGGAGGGCGGCCAGGCCGCGCTCGACCACTACTTCCACCAACCCTCGCGACTCGAGGCGCCGAGCGCGCGCCGCGGGCGGCGGGGGGCCTGA
- a CDS encoding acyl-CoA dehydrogenase family protein: MISFGPTEEQELVRDTLREFAAEAMRPHARAQDEASEPSEELLGQLHELGLASTAIPETYGGGGEARSPITNALVLEELGYGDASLAVAAMAPAGFANAVLDFGTDEQKRALLPAFCGASFHAASLALLEPGAFSDPALPRTVAEPKGDAAFVLSGAKAFVPFGDRASHFLVSARSNGGVDLFVVPRDAAGLTVGARERNMGLKALPTTGLELERVELPRAARLGGDAGCDVRRVLDGGRAAIAAVLTGVSRAVLDYCVPYAKDRVAFDEPIARKQAIAFMLAEMHMETEGMRWLAWQAAAALEHRDPALDATKAAYQARAIASEKGMWIADNGVQCLGGHGYIREHPVEMWYRNARTLGVLEGTLCL; encoded by the coding sequence ATGATCTCCTTTGGACCGACCGAGGAGCAGGAGCTCGTCCGCGACACGCTGCGCGAGTTCGCGGCGGAGGCGATGCGCCCGCACGCGCGCGCGCAGGACGAGGCGAGCGAGCCGTCGGAGGAGCTGCTCGGGCAGCTGCACGAGCTCGGCCTCGCGTCGACGGCGATCCCCGAGACGTACGGCGGCGGCGGCGAGGCGCGCTCGCCGATCACGAACGCGCTCGTGCTCGAGGAGCTCGGCTACGGCGACGCGTCGCTCGCGGTGGCGGCGATGGCGCCGGCGGGCTTCGCGAACGCGGTGCTCGACTTCGGCACCGACGAGCAGAAGCGCGCGCTGCTGCCCGCGTTCTGCGGCGCGTCGTTCCACGCCGCGTCGCTCGCGCTGCTCGAGCCGGGCGCGTTCTCCGACCCGGCCCTCCCGCGCACGGTCGCCGAGCCGAAGGGCGACGCGGCGTTCGTGCTGTCGGGCGCGAAGGCGTTCGTGCCGTTCGGCGACCGGGCGAGCCACTTCCTCGTGAGCGCGCGCAGCAACGGCGGCGTCGACCTGTTCGTGGTCCCGCGCGACGCCGCGGGGCTCACGGTCGGCGCGCGCGAGCGGAACATGGGCCTCAAGGCGCTCCCGACGACGGGCCTCGAGCTCGAGCGCGTCGAGCTGCCGCGCGCGGCGCGGCTCGGCGGCGACGCCGGGTGCGACGTGCGCCGCGTGCTCGACGGCGGACGCGCGGCGATCGCCGCCGTGCTGACGGGCGTGTCGCGCGCCGTGCTCGACTACTGCGTTCCCTACGCGAAGGACCGCGTCGCCTTCGACGAGCCGATCGCGCGCAAGCAGGCGATCGCGTTCATGCTCGCCGAGATGCACATGGAGACGGAGGGCATGCGCTGGCTCGCGTGGCAGGCCGCGGCCGCGCTCGAGCACCGCGACCCGGCGCTCGACGCGACGAAGGCCGCCTACCAGGCGCGCGCGATCGCGTCCGAGAAGGGCATGTGGATCGCCGACAACGGCGTGCAGTGCCTCGGCGGGCACGGCTACATCCGCGAGCACCCCGTCGAGATGTGGTACCGCAACGCGCGCACGCTCGGCGTGCTCGAAGGAACGCTCTGCCTCTAG
- a CDS encoding acyl-CoA dehydrogenase family protein produces MIDFRLSDNDRKRLDLIRQQALICREHARHFDEHEDEFAPEVIDEAVALGEVHELRLAPAPDDCSMPVMAMLATMGQMWGDYTVRARRPRGALGNAALSAAGTDDQKARWGGENLAMAITEPGCGSDPSQVQTSAVLDPATDEWVLNGEKIFVTTGCRATGAVVWATIDKSAGRAGIKSFLVLKDTPGFVVAHKEKKLGIRADDTATYVFENCRIPRDHLLGGDESVAQKGSGGFRGVMKTFNMTRPATAAFGLGITEAALDFTREQLEAAGIELDYGAGLGRQSALADRFLRLEAYWQSARLNMLNAVWLAGEAKPNNLESSVCKAHAGNAVRQVIAGCIDLLGPLGVSREHLIEKWMRDSRIVDIYEGTGQIQRLIVARGLLDYTREELN; encoded by the coding sequence ATGATCGACTTCCGACTCAGCGACAACGACCGCAAGCGCCTCGACCTGATCCGCCAGCAGGCGCTGATCTGCCGCGAGCACGCGCGCCACTTCGACGAGCACGAGGACGAGTTCGCGCCCGAGGTGATCGACGAGGCCGTCGCGCTCGGCGAGGTGCACGAGCTGCGCCTCGCGCCCGCGCCCGACGACTGCTCGATGCCCGTGATGGCCATGCTCGCGACGATGGGCCAGATGTGGGGCGACTACACGGTGCGCGCGCGGCGCCCGCGCGGCGCGCTCGGCAACGCCGCGCTCTCGGCCGCCGGCACCGACGACCAGAAGGCGCGCTGGGGCGGCGAGAACCTCGCCATGGCGATCACCGAGCCCGGCTGCGGCTCGGATCCGTCGCAGGTGCAGACGAGCGCCGTGCTCGACCCGGCGACCGACGAGTGGGTGCTGAACGGCGAGAAGATCTTCGTGACGACGGGCTGCCGCGCGACCGGCGCCGTCGTGTGGGCGACGATCGACAAGTCCGCCGGACGCGCGGGCATCAAGAGCTTCCTCGTGCTGAAGGACACGCCCGGCTTCGTCGTCGCGCACAAGGAGAAGAAGCTCGGCATCCGCGCCGACGACACGGCGACCTACGTGTTCGAGAACTGCCGCATCCCGCGCGACCACCTGCTCGGCGGCGACGAGTCGGTCGCGCAGAAGGGCTCGGGCGGCTTCCGCGGCGTGATGAAGACGTTCAACATGACGCGACCCGCGACGGCGGCGTTCGGGCTCGGCATCACGGAGGCCGCGCTCGACTTCACGCGCGAGCAGCTCGAGGCCGCCGGCATCGAGCTCGACTACGGCGCCGGTCTCGGCCGCCAGAGCGCGCTCGCCGACCGCTTCCTGCGGCTCGAGGCGTACTGGCAGTCGGCGCGCCTCAACATGCTGAACGCGGTGTGGCTGGCGGGCGAGGCCAAGCCCAACAACCTCGAGTCGTCCGTCTGCAAGGCGCACGCGGGCAACGCGGTGCGCCAGGTGATCGCGGGCTGCATCGACCTGCTCGGCCCGCTCGGCGTCTCGCGCGAGCACTTGATCGAGAAGTGGATGCGCGATTCGCGTATCGTGGACATCTACGAGGGCACCGGGCAGATCCAGCGGCTGATCGTCGCGCGCGGGCTGCTCGACTACACGCGCGAAGAGCTCAACTAG
- a CDS encoding NAD(P)H-quinone oxidoreductase: MKAVLVEGKGAEARLRVGDAPAPAMVHNGLRVRVAAAGLNRADLLQRRGFYPPPPGASPLLGLECAGEVVEVDAAAAASPAQWKVGDRAMALLPGGGYAEEVVVDAGSAMRVPDALSDVEAGVFPEVYLTVFSNVFQIGRLERGGALLVHGGGSGIGTASIQLAREAGARVFATAGSAEKCARCRELGADLAIDYTAQDFAEEVAAATGGAGVDVVLDSIGAAYLAGNLRSLAVGGRLVLIGLMQGAKAEIDLGALLVRRLSVIGSTLRTRSLAEKAAVVAGLRERFGEAIDAGRLRPVVHATFPMERAEEAHALMQSSAHFGKIALEIGAA; this comes from the coding sequence ATGAAGGCCGTCCTGGTCGAGGGCAAGGGCGCGGAGGCGAGGCTGCGCGTCGGCGACGCGCCCGCGCCCGCGATGGTGCACAACGGGCTGCGCGTCCGCGTCGCGGCGGCGGGGCTCAACCGCGCCGACCTCCTGCAGCGGCGCGGCTTCTACCCGCCGCCGCCGGGCGCGAGCCCGCTGCTCGGGCTCGAGTGCGCGGGCGAGGTCGTCGAGGTCGACGCGGCGGCCGCGGCGTCACCGGCGCAGTGGAAGGTCGGCGACCGCGCGATGGCGCTGCTCCCGGGCGGCGGCTACGCGGAGGAGGTCGTCGTCGACGCCGGCAGCGCGATGCGCGTGCCGGACGCGCTCTCGGACGTCGAGGCCGGCGTCTTTCCCGAGGTCTACCTGACCGTCTTCTCGAACGTGTTCCAGATCGGGCGGCTCGAGCGCGGGGGCGCGCTGCTCGTGCACGGCGGCGGCAGCGGGATCGGCACCGCGTCGATCCAGCTCGCGCGCGAGGCGGGTGCGCGCGTCTTCGCGACGGCGGGGAGCGCCGAGAAGTGCGCGCGCTGCCGCGAGCTCGGCGCCGATCTCGCGATCGACTACACCGCGCAGGACTTCGCCGAGGAGGTCGCGGCGGCGACGGGCGGCGCCGGCGTCGACGTCGTGCTCGACTCGATCGGCGCGGCCTATCTGGCCGGGAACCTGCGCTCGCTCGCCGTCGGTGGCCGGCTCGTGCTGATCGGCCTCATGCAGGGCGCGAAGGCCGAGATCGACCTCGGCGCGCTGCTCGTGCGCCGGCTCTCGGTGATCGGCTCGACGCTGCGGACGCGCTCGCTCGCGGAGAAGGCGGCCGTCGTCGCCGGGCTGCGCGAGCGCTTCGGCGAGGCGATCGACGCGGGGCGGCTGCGCCCGGTCGTGCACGCGACCTTCCCGATGGAGCGCGCCGAGGAGGCGCACGCGCTCATGCAGTCGAGCGCGCACTTCGGGAAGATCGCGCTCGAGATCGGCGCCGCCTAG
- the ndk gene encoding nucleoside-diphosphate kinase, which translates to MAIQRTLAIIKPDAVAKPGATGEILRRIEAAGLSIIAMKRVQLSEAVAKGFYAVHKARPFYGELVAFMTSGPVVVVALEGDDAIRKWRDLMGPTNSKEAPKGTIRGDFGTDIERNASHGSDAPETAAKEIPYFFDAAEIQAVVEAL; encoded by the coding sequence ATGGCCATCCAGCGAACCCTCGCGATCATCAAGCCCGACGCCGTCGCCAAGCCCGGTGCCACGGGCGAGATCCTCCGCCGCATCGAGGCGGCGGGCCTCTCGATCATCGCGATGAAGCGCGTGCAGCTCAGCGAGGCCGTCGCGAAGGGCTTCTACGCCGTGCACAAGGCGCGCCCCTTCTACGGCGAGCTCGTCGCGTTCATGACGTCGGGCCCCGTCGTCGTCGTCGCGCTCGAGGGCGACGACGCCATCCGGAAGTGGCGCGACCTGATGGGGCCGACGAATTCGAAGGAGGCGCCGAAGGGCACGATCCGCGGCGACTTCGGCACCGACATCGAGCGCAATGCGTCGCACGGTTCGGACGCGCCCGAGACGGCGGCGAAGGAGATCCCGTACTTCTTCGACGCCGCCGAGATCCAGGCGGTGGTGGAGGCGCTCTGA
- the ftsZ gene encoding cell division protein FtsZ, with protein sequence MLEFEASSSQRATIKVVGVGGGGGNALNSMIRSGMSGVEFIAANTDAQALQHNLAPIKLQLGAEVTRGLGCGANPDRGRASALEVRDRLRELLEGADMVFVTAGMGGGTGTGAAPIVAEVAREIGALTVGVVTKPFPFEGKVRGKHAERGLDELHAVVDTLITIPNQRLLALAGKSTAVRDAFSLADEVLLNATRGISDLITIHGLINLDFADVRTVMNEAGVAMMGTGVGRGDTRALDAARAAISSPLLEDLSIDGARGVLINITGGSDMTLFEVNEASMLVQEAAHEDANIIFGAVIDDDAPDGEIRVTVIATGLDDGRQRRTFEPSGERHEDVSPPNVRSLRPSAPEPELAPVAAREESREPERHRPIEEPPVEEAVRAAGYVSPFEEDELDVPAFIRRTQANRDEEEDRETPAFFRRAQD encoded by the coding sequence CTGCTGGAGTTCGAGGCCAGCTCGTCGCAGCGCGCGACGATCAAGGTCGTCGGCGTCGGCGGCGGCGGCGGCAACGCGCTGAACTCGATGATCCGCTCGGGCATGAGCGGCGTCGAGTTCATCGCGGCGAACACCGACGCCCAGGCGCTCCAGCACAACCTGGCTCCGATCAAGCTCCAGCTCGGCGCGGAGGTCACGCGCGGGCTCGGCTGCGGCGCGAACCCCGACCGCGGACGCGCGTCCGCGCTCGAGGTGCGCGACCGCCTGCGCGAGCTGCTCGAGGGCGCGGACATGGTGTTCGTGACCGCCGGCATGGGCGGCGGCACGGGCACGGGCGCCGCGCCGATCGTCGCCGAGGTCGCGCGCGAGATCGGCGCGCTCACGGTCGGCGTCGTCACCAAGCCCTTCCCGTTCGAGGGCAAGGTGCGCGGCAAGCACGCCGAGCGCGGGCTCGACGAGCTGCACGCCGTCGTCGACACGCTGATCACGATCCCGAACCAGCGGCTGCTCGCGCTCGCGGGCAAGTCGACGGCGGTGCGGGACGCGTTCAGCCTCGCGGACGAGGTGCTGCTCAACGCGACGCGCGGCATCTCGGACCTCATCACGATCCACGGCCTCATCAACCTCGACTTCGCCGACGTCCGCACGGTGATGAACGAGGCCGGCGTGGCGATGATGGGCACGGGCGTCGGCCGCGGCGACACGCGCGCGCTCGACGCGGCGCGCGCGGCGATCTCGAGCCCGCTGCTCGAGGACCTGTCGATCGACGGCGCCCGCGGCGTCCTCATCAACATCACGGGCGGCAGCGACATGACGCTGTTCGAGGTCAACGAGGCCTCGATGCTCGTGCAGGAGGCCGCGCACGAGGATGCCAACATCATCTTCGGCGCGGTGATCGACGACGACGCGCCGGACGGCGAGATCCGCGTGACGGTGATCGCGACCGGCCTCGACGACGGGCGCCAGCGCCGCACGTTCGAGCCGAGCGGCGAGCGGCACGAGGACGTGTCGCCGCCGAACGTGCGCTCTCTGCGGCCGTCGGCGCCGGAGCCCGAGCTGGCGCCGGTGGCGGCGCGCGAGGAGTCGCGCGAGCCGGAGCGGCACCGGCCGATCGAGGAGCCGCCGGTCGAGGAGGCCGTCCGCGCCGCTGGCTACGTCTCGCCCTTCGAGGAGGACGAGCTCGACGTGCCGGCGTTCATCCGCCGCACGCAGGCGAACCGCGACGAGGAAGAGGACCGCGAGACCCCGGCCTTCTTCCGCCGCGCACAGGACTAG